Proteins from a single region of Streptomyces spectabilis:
- a CDS encoding CopG family transcriptional regulator, which translates to MPADNTTETPTTAADTQSTRLSVNINAETAAKLRWYKEQKGISITETIRRAVALLDLVERESAGGNEVLLKSRDGKSVRQLWLV; encoded by the coding sequence ATGCCTGCTGACAACACGACCGAGACGCCCACCACGGCGGCAGACACACAAAGCACCCGCCTCAGCGTGAACATCAACGCGGAGACGGCCGCGAAGCTGCGCTGGTACAAGGAGCAGAAGGGCATCTCGATCACCGAGACCATCCGGCGAGCGGTGGCGCTCCTGGACCTCGTGGAGCGAGAGTCGGCCGGTGGCAACGAGGTCCTGCTCAAGTCCCGCGACGGCAAGTCGGTCCGCCAGCTCTGGCTGGTCTGA
- a CDS encoding LacI family DNA-binding transcriptional regulator, with translation MAKVTRDDVARLAGTSTAVVSYVINNGPRPVAPATRERVLAAIKELGYRPDRVAQAMASRRTDLIGMIVPDARQPFFAEMTHAVEQAASERGKMVLVGNSDYVEERETHYLRAFLGMRVSGLILVSHGLTDQAAAEIDAWDARVVLLHERPEAIDDVAVVTDDVGGAQLATRHLLEHGHEYVACVGGMAETPTVGDPVSDHVEGWRRAMREAGRSTEGRLFEAPYNRYDAYQLALGFLSGPDRPTAIFCSTDDQAIGVLRAARELRIDVPGKLAVAGFDDVKEAALTDPPLTTVASDRPAMARAAVDLVLDDGLRVAGSRRERLRVFPSRLVIRSSCGCEG, from the coding sequence GTGGCCAAGGTGACGCGGGACGATGTGGCGCGACTGGCGGGTACTTCGACCGCGGTCGTGAGCTACGTCATCAACAACGGACCCCGGCCGGTCGCCCCGGCCACGCGCGAGCGTGTCCTCGCCGCGATCAAGGAGCTGGGCTACCGCCCGGACCGGGTCGCCCAGGCCATGGCGTCCCGCCGCACGGACCTCATAGGCATGATCGTGCCGGACGCGCGCCAGCCGTTCTTCGCGGAGATGACGCACGCCGTGGAGCAGGCGGCGTCCGAGCGCGGAAAGATGGTCCTGGTCGGCAACTCCGACTACGTGGAAGAGCGCGAGACCCACTATCTGCGGGCCTTCCTCGGCATGCGGGTCTCCGGCCTGATCCTGGTCAGCCACGGTCTGACGGACCAGGCGGCGGCCGAGATCGACGCGTGGGACGCGCGCGTGGTGCTGCTGCACGAGCGGCCCGAGGCCATCGACGACGTGGCCGTGGTGACGGACGACGTGGGCGGCGCCCAGCTCGCCACCCGGCACCTCCTGGAGCACGGCCATGAGTACGTGGCCTGCGTCGGCGGCATGGCGGAGACCCCCACCGTCGGCGACCCGGTCTCCGACCACGTCGAGGGCTGGCGGCGCGCGATGCGCGAGGCGGGCCGGTCGACCGAGGGCCGCCTCTTCGAGGCGCCGTACAACCGCTACGACGCGTATCAGCTGGCGCTGGGCTTCCTGAGCGGCCCGGACCGGCCCACCGCGATCTTCTGCTCCACCGACGACCAGGCCATCGGCGTCCTGCGGGCCGCGCGCGAGCTGCGGATCGATGTGCCGGGCAAGCTGGCCGTCGCCGGTTTCGACGACGTGAAGGAGGCGGCGCTCACCGATCCGCCCCTCACGACGGTCGCTTCCGACCGCCCGGCGATGGCCCGCGCGGCCGTCGACCTGGTCCTCGACGACGGCCTGCGGGTCGCCGGGTCGCGGCGCGAGCGGCTGAGGGTCTTCCCTTCCCGCCTGGTGATACGCAGCTCCTGCGGCTGCGAGGGCTGA